One Kangiella geojedonensis DNA segment encodes these proteins:
- a CDS encoding PilZ domain-containing protein produces the protein MRIERTGPGILTIHVEDKEDLYAAYMPFVVNGGLFIQTNKQYDLGDEVFMLLALVDEPEKLPIAGKVVWVTPIGAQGNRRAGIGIQFSDQDKGKAKNTIENILAGKLESDKPTHTM, from the coding sequence ATGAGAATTGAAAGAACCGGTCCGGGGATTTTAACCATTCATGTAGAAGATAAAGAAGATCTCTACGCAGCATATATGCCGTTTGTGGTTAATGGCGGTCTTTTTATTCAAACCAATAAGCAGTATGACTTGGGTGATGAAGTTTTCATGTTGTTAGCTTTAGTGGACGAGCCTGAGAAGCTACCCATTGCCGGTAAAGTGGTGTGGGTAACTCCTATCGGTGCTCAGGGTAACCGACGCGCTGGTATTGGTATTCAGTTTAGTGACCAAGATAAAGGGAAAGCTAAGAACACCATTGAAAACATTCTCGCTGGAAAGCTGGAGTCTGACAAACCAACGCATACCATGTAA
- the pabC gene encoding aminodeoxychorismate lyase, whose amino-acid sequence MHIVNGISTKTISADDRGLMYGDGFFSTLKVRHNQVEHWALHVDRIQFSAEKLQFPVVDISKIEEELETLIGAQSSTNGVIRLTITRGSGQRGYKPSNLSSPSTILSWSETSEALLADLSHGVELAVCSVNESSNPALAGVKHLNRLPQVLASSKIPDDCFDGIMLADQHIIGGSKTNIYFYREGGWQTPSVTRAGVDGTVRRWLLAAQKNVKEASLGLEILHDAQYCMVSNALYGMIPVTKILQHRYDISPEIANFQQQYRDSALTE is encoded by the coding sequence GTGCATATTGTTAACGGTATCTCCACAAAGACTATCAGTGCCGATGATCGTGGCTTAATGTATGGTGATGGCTTCTTTTCAACACTAAAAGTTCGTCATAACCAAGTTGAGCATTGGGCACTGCATGTGGACAGAATTCAGTTCAGTGCTGAAAAACTCCAGTTCCCAGTGGTTGATATATCCAAAATTGAGGAAGAGCTTGAGACGCTTATCGGTGCCCAGTCATCTACAAATGGCGTTATTCGTTTGACCATCACCAGAGGAAGCGGTCAGCGGGGCTATAAGCCATCTAACCTATCATCGCCTTCTACAATATTAAGCTGGAGTGAGACTTCAGAGGCTTTGCTCGCAGACTTGAGTCATGGTGTTGAGTTAGCGGTGTGCTCTGTTAATGAAAGCTCAAACCCGGCATTGGCTGGGGTTAAGCATTTAAATCGACTGCCTCAAGTTTTAGCCTCGAGTAAGATCCCAGATGACTGTTTTGATGGTATTATGCTGGCGGATCAACACATCATTGGTGGGAGTAAAACCAATATCTACTTTTACCGAGAGGGGGGGTGGCAGACGCCGAGTGTTACTCGCGCGGGGGTAGATGGAACCGTGCGGCGTTGGCTATTAGCTGCACAGAAAAATGTGAAAGAGGCGAGTTTAGGGCTGGAAATTTTGCACGATGCGCAATACTGTATGGTTTCTAATGCGCTTTACGGTATGATTCCTGTTACTAAAATTTTGCAGCATCGGTATGATATATCTCCAGAGATTGCCAACTTTCAGCAGCAATACCGAGACAGCGCATTAACCGAATAA
- the acpP gene encoding acyl carrier protein, with amino-acid sequence MSTIEERVKGIVVEQLGVKEDEVTAEASFVDDLGADSLDTVELVMALEEEFDTEIPDEEAEKINTVQAAIDYIKANVDA; translated from the coding sequence ATGAGTACTATCGAAGAACGTGTAAAAGGTATCGTTGTTGAACAACTAGGTGTTAAAGAAGACGAAGTTACAGCTGAAGCTTCTTTTGTTGACGATCTAGGTGCTGATTCATTGGATACAGTTGAGTTGGTTATGGCTCTTGAAGAAGAGTTCGATACTGAAATCCCAGACGAAGAAGCTGAAAAGATCAACACTGTTCAAGCAGCTATTGATTACATTAAGGCTAATGTTGACGCGTAA
- a CDS encoding DNA-directed DNA polymerase gives MSLFGDNQLTPWQQEPFEQIAKQYAQEQLPHSILMLGEEGVGRDDFAVFVAQWMLCGASEKQVGACGQCKSCQLFKAGSHPDYHYLDVEEGKTQISVAQVRELIEHMQESSHQAGWKVANITNVHALNASSFNALLKTLEEPQPNTLLILQAEQLQGVPATIKSRAQLRKVGVTDSAMTRQWLEQRHDFISREMETGIQLFPTAPYKVESFVEEGEAFKSGEFIYDYADIVQGKQTPMDIAERWQSELENCVFWCQLMFHDVLYIQQGAGEDDVQLKAQFGATAPIADAISPKGVMLLLTKIIELQRLIKLKSPANLMASWQSFLIYSSQIAIKYKNIAS, from the coding sequence ATGAGTCTATTTGGCGACAATCAGCTCACGCCGTGGCAACAGGAACCATTTGAGCAGATTGCAAAACAGTACGCACAAGAGCAGTTACCGCACTCTATTTTAATGCTGGGTGAAGAGGGCGTTGGTAGAGACGATTTCGCGGTGTTTGTGGCGCAGTGGATGCTGTGTGGCGCGAGTGAAAAGCAGGTTGGCGCTTGTGGCCAGTGTAAAAGTTGTCAGTTATTCAAAGCCGGTAGCCACCCTGACTATCATTATCTTGATGTAGAAGAGGGGAAAACCCAGATTTCAGTCGCTCAGGTGCGTGAACTGATTGAGCATATGCAGGAATCGTCGCATCAAGCTGGCTGGAAAGTTGCTAATATCACCAATGTTCATGCGTTGAATGCCAGCTCCTTTAATGCACTTTTGAAAACTCTTGAAGAACCGCAGCCCAATACATTGCTTATTTTACAAGCGGAACAATTACAAGGAGTTCCTGCGACGATTAAAAGTCGGGCCCAGTTGCGCAAGGTCGGCGTGACTGATAGCGCAATGACCCGGCAGTGGCTTGAACAACGTCATGATTTTATTAGCCGTGAAATGGAAACAGGCATTCAGTTATTTCCGACGGCACCTTATAAGGTCGAGAGCTTTGTTGAAGAGGGCGAAGCTTTTAAAAGCGGCGAGTTTATTTATGACTACGCTGACATTGTCCAGGGCAAACAAACACCGATGGACATTGCGGAACGCTGGCAGAGTGAACTCGAGAACTGCGTTTTTTGGTGTCAGCTGATGTTTCATGACGTGCTATATATACAGCAAGGTGCGGGAGAGGACGATGTCCAACTCAAAGCTCAGTTTGGCGCGACAGCACCCATTGCTGACGCTATTTCGCCGAAAGGTGTTATGCTACTGTTAACGAAAATAATTGAATTGCAGCGGTTGATTAAGCTTAAAAGTCCAGCTAATCTAATGGCATCTTGGCAAAGTTTTTTAATTTACAGCTCGCAAATTGCCATAAAATACAAAAACATAGCGAGCTAA
- the fabD gene encoding ACP S-malonyltransferase produces the protein MSKAAFVFPGQGSQALGMLADIAATTPLIELTFAEASEGLGYNLWDLVQNDEEKLNQTQYTQPALLTASIAVWRLWLEKGGEKPAFLAGHSLGEYSALVASGVLSLKDAAALVQARGEFMQAAVPAGTGKMAAIIGLDDDKVRQACADSANDEVVEAVNYNSPGQVVIAGSADAVERAMEACKEAGAKRALPLPVSVPSHCALMKPAAEKLAERLETINFNNPDIPVINNVDVSAEATADAIKDALIRQLYNPVRWTETVQRLKDEGVETLYECGPGNVLCGLAKRIDRALAGKPLGTLDKFEAALAD, from the coding sequence ATGAGTAAAGCAGCATTTGTATTTCCGGGTCAGGGTTCGCAAGCGCTAGGTATGCTGGCAGATATTGCGGCGACGACGCCATTAATTGAATTAACCTTCGCTGAGGCGAGTGAAGGTTTGGGCTATAACTTGTGGGATTTGGTTCAAAACGATGAAGAAAAGTTGAACCAAACTCAATACACCCAACCAGCGTTATTAACAGCAAGCATTGCTGTGTGGCGTTTATGGTTAGAAAAAGGGGGCGAAAAGCCTGCTTTTCTAGCTGGCCACAGCTTAGGTGAGTACAGCGCTTTAGTAGCGTCAGGTGTTTTATCATTAAAAGATGCGGCGGCTTTAGTTCAAGCTCGTGGAGAGTTTATGCAAGCGGCTGTACCTGCGGGCACAGGAAAAATGGCGGCTATCATTGGCTTAGACGATGATAAAGTCCGTCAAGCTTGCGCTGATAGCGCCAATGACGAAGTGGTAGAAGCGGTAAATTATAATTCGCCAGGCCAAGTGGTTATTGCAGGTAGCGCTGACGCTGTTGAGCGCGCCATGGAAGCTTGCAAAGAAGCGGGAGCAAAGCGTGCTTTACCACTGCCGGTTAGCGTTCCGTCGCACTGTGCACTGATGAAGCCTGCAGCGGAGAAGCTCGCAGAGAGACTGGAAACGATTAACTTTAATAATCCTGACATACCAGTGATTAATAATGTTGATGTTTCAGCAGAAGCCACAGCGGATGCGATTAAAGATGCTTTAATTCGTCAACTGTATAACCCTGTTCGTTGGACAGAAACGGTACAGCGCTTGAAGGATGAGGGCGTAGAAACATTGTATGAGTGTGGACCAGGGAATGTATTGTGTGGTCTTGCTAAGCGCATTGATCGTGCATTAGCAGGCAAGCCATTAGGCACGTTAGATAAATTTGAAGCTGCATTAGCAGACTAA
- the rpmF gene encoding 50S ribosomal protein L32, which produces MAVQKNRKTRSTRGMRRSHDSLTAPTLSVENETGEVHRRHHVTKDGFYKGRKVV; this is translated from the coding sequence ATGGCTGTACAAAAGAATCGCAAAACTCGCTCTACGCGTGGTATGCGTCGCTCGCACGACTCTTTAACTGCACCTACGTTGTCAGTAGAGAACGAAACAGGTGAAGTTCATCGTCGTCACCACGTGACTAAAGATGGTTTCTACAAAGGTCGCAAAGTAGTTTAA
- the plsX gene encoding phosphate acyltransferase PlsX yields the protein MTKTLAIDCMGGDYGPSVIIPAAISALQQHSDLQIYLVGPQQDIQNHLKQFPNFGSRLKIQAASEVIGMSEKPSAAIRRKPDSSMRKSLELVRDGQADACVSSGNTGALMALATVLLGTLPGIERPAITAELPNRKGSVTNMLDLGANIDASAEQLTSFAIMGHVLSERADGIENPRVALLNIGEEAIKGRDSIKLAGDMLSNQSEIDYVGYIEANEIFDGDVDVVVCDGFTGNNVLKACEGITRFLYDQLKTEFTSNWWSKAVSALVWPLLKRFQRRINPDQYNGASLLGLREIVIKSHGSADSKATLFAINKAITEIERQVPQAIQDKVAQLLLNTDNEE from the coding sequence GTGACAAAAACGCTAGCGATTGATTGCATGGGGGGCGATTATGGCCCCTCTGTTATTATTCCGGCAGCAATTTCTGCGCTGCAACAACACTCTGATCTTCAAATATACCTTGTTGGCCCTCAACAAGATATTCAAAATCACCTAAAGCAGTTTCCCAATTTTGGCTCTCGTCTAAAGATTCAGGCTGCGTCTGAAGTCATTGGTATGTCAGAAAAGCCGTCAGCGGCGATTCGACGTAAACCTGACTCATCAATGCGTAAAAGTCTTGAGTTAGTGCGTGATGGCCAGGCTGATGCCTGTGTGAGCTCAGGAAATACTGGGGCTTTGATGGCCTTGGCTACTGTACTGTTAGGTACATTACCTGGAATAGAGCGTCCAGCTATAACTGCAGAATTGCCGAACCGTAAAGGTTCTGTCACCAATATGCTGGATCTGGGCGCCAATATTGATGCCAGCGCTGAGCAACTAACAAGTTTTGCCATTATGGGCCATGTTCTCAGCGAACGTGCTGATGGTATCGAGAATCCTCGTGTTGCATTATTAAATATTGGCGAAGAGGCGATAAAAGGTCGAGATAGCATTAAACTTGCTGGTGATATGCTGTCTAACCAATCAGAGATTGATTATGTGGGCTACATTGAAGCTAATGAAATCTTTGACGGTGATGTTGATGTCGTCGTGTGCGATGGCTTTACAGGTAATAATGTGCTTAAAGCCTGCGAAGGAATTACGCGCTTCCTGTATGATCAATTAAAAACTGAGTTTACGAGCAATTGGTGGAGCAAAGCTGTTTCGGCTTTGGTGTGGCCTTTGTTAAAACGTTTTCAGCGTCGTATCAACCCCGACCAGTATAACGGTGCAAGTCTGTTAGGATTACGCGAAATCGTTATTAAGAGTCACGGTTCTGCGGATAGTAAGGCAACTTTGTTTGCAATTAATAAAGCTATCACAGAAATCGAAAGACAGGTGCCACAGGCTATTCAAGACAAGGTTGCTCAGTTACTATTAAATACTGATAATGAAGAGTAA
- the mltG gene encoding endolytic transglycosylase MltG, producing MKKFFIFILIVLIAFAGVTAYLWQGFQTFVERPLGLEQELEVKKGESAFGLGQQWYDQGRIENYYYYQILMRLKPELRDIRAGNYAVTPDMTAIDVLEKLVAGDVITYRVTLVEGANIYEVLAALASNQDLVQTIDDQQEFAKIWHQLKFTGKDYPEGLFFADTYQFTKGDTDVDILKRAHKRLNDVLEEEWASRAQGLPYEQAYEALIMASIIEKETAVPSERAQISGVFVRRLERGMLLQTDPTIIYGLLPEFDGNIRRKDIRNPHEWNTYVHKGLPPTPIAIVGRDAIHAALNPADGDTLYFVAKGDGSHHFSKTLAEHNRAVRKYQLKR from the coding sequence ATGAAAAAATTCTTTATCTTCATACTGATAGTATTAATTGCATTTGCTGGAGTTACGGCTTATTTGTGGCAGGGTTTTCAAACCTTTGTCGAGAGGCCTTTAGGCTTAGAGCAAGAGCTCGAAGTTAAAAAAGGTGAAAGTGCTTTCGGTCTAGGGCAACAATGGTATGACCAAGGTCGAATCGAGAACTACTATTACTACCAAATTTTAATGCGCTTAAAACCTGAGCTACGAGATATTCGAGCAGGGAACTATGCGGTCACACCTGACATGACTGCGATTGATGTACTGGAAAAGCTGGTCGCTGGCGATGTCATCACTTATCGGGTGACTCTAGTCGAAGGTGCGAATATCTATGAAGTTTTAGCTGCTCTTGCTAGTAACCAAGATTTAGTGCAGACGATTGATGACCAACAGGAGTTCGCTAAAATCTGGCATCAGTTAAAGTTTACCGGCAAGGATTATCCTGAGGGTTTGTTCTTTGCTGATACCTACCAGTTCACAAAGGGCGATACGGACGTTGATATCCTTAAGCGTGCTCATAAACGTCTTAACGACGTGCTTGAGGAGGAATGGGCCAGCCGCGCACAAGGCTTGCCTTATGAACAAGCATATGAGGCTTTGATTATGGCATCCATTATTGAGAAAGAAACAGCGGTGCCTAGTGAGCGAGCCCAGATTTCAGGCGTTTTTGTACGTCGTTTAGAACGCGGTATGCTACTACAAACAGACCCAACGATCATTTACGGCCTGTTGCCTGAGTTTGATGGTAATATTCGTCGTAAAGACATTAGAAATCCACACGAGTGGAATACTTATGTTCACAAGGGCTTGCCGCCAACGCCTATTGCTATTGTTGGTCGCGACGCCATCCACGCAGCTTTGAATCCAGCCGATGGCGATACGTTATATTTTGTAGCCAAAGGTGATGGTAGTCATCACTTTAGTAAAACACTAGCCGAGCACAATCGTGCTGTGCGCAAATATCAGTTAAAGCGGTAA
- the fabG gene encoding 3-oxoacyl-ACP reductase FabG has product MSIEGKIALVTGASRGIGQAIAHNLSQSGAVVYGTATSESGAEKITENFKAAGLNGQGLCLNVTDADSIKNVLDAIKDEQGKTPEILVNNAGITRDNLLMRMKDDEWDSILETNLTSIFRLSKACLRGMMKSKWGRIVTIGSVVGTMGNAGQANYSAAKAGLIGFSKSLAREVGSRGITVNVVAPGFIDTDMTKALNDDQRQAMFDQIPMARLGQPEEIANAVGFLTSDQAGYITGETINVNGGMHMI; this is encoded by the coding sequence ATGAGTATTGAAGGAAAAATCGCGCTAGTTACTGGCGCAAGTCGTGGCATTGGTCAAGCCATTGCCCATAACTTATCTCAGTCTGGAGCCGTTGTGTACGGTACAGCGACATCTGAATCTGGTGCTGAGAAAATCACTGAAAATTTCAAAGCGGCTGGTCTTAATGGACAGGGCTTATGCCTTAATGTCACGGACGCTGATAGTATCAAGAATGTTCTTGATGCCATTAAAGACGAGCAGGGCAAAACACCAGAAATCCTAGTGAACAATGCTGGTATTACCCGTGATAACCTTCTGATGCGTATGAAGGATGACGAGTGGGACAGTATTTTAGAGACTAATTTAACGTCAATCTTCCGCCTGTCTAAAGCATGTTTGCGTGGCATGATGAAAAGCAAATGGGGACGTATCGTGACCATTGGCTCTGTTGTAGGAACCATGGGCAATGCGGGACAAGCTAACTATTCAGCAGCAAAAGCAGGCTTGATTGGTTTTTCTAAATCACTCGCTCGTGAGGTTGGTTCGCGTGGGATTACGGTGAACGTTGTCGCTCCAGGCTTTATTGATACTGACATGACAAAAGCGCTGAACGATGATCAGCGTCAGGCGATGTTTGACCAAATCCCAATGGCGCGTTTAGGCCAGCCGGAAGAAATAGCTAATGCTGTGGGCTTCTTGACGTCCGATCAAGCGGGTTATATTACTGGCGAAACGATCAACGTTAATGGCGGGATGCATATGATTTAG
- the tmk gene encoding dTMP kinase, translating to MSLLKGRFITVEGTEGVGKSTNMAFVKQWLEAKGHDVIHTREPGGTPFAEEIRELLLSKRDETVNGQTELLLMFAARCQHVYQKIQPALAQGTWVLCDRFTDASYAYQGAGRGLGYEKLRELEQWSLQGFKPDLTLMLDLPIEVGLERARKRGPADRFEEEKIEFFNKVRQGYLDIAESESERMKVINAEGSIEDVQKQIEHTLGVFYQQVVSA from the coding sequence ATGAGTTTACTTAAAGGTCGCTTCATTACCGTTGAGGGTACCGAGGGCGTTGGGAAATCAACCAATATGGCGTTCGTTAAACAATGGTTAGAGGCTAAGGGGCATGACGTTATCCATACCCGAGAGCCAGGAGGAACGCCTTTCGCAGAAGAAATTCGTGAGCTATTGCTGAGTAAGCGCGATGAAACTGTTAATGGCCAAACGGAGTTATTGCTCATGTTCGCTGCTCGTTGCCAACATGTTTATCAGAAAATACAGCCTGCATTAGCGCAAGGGACCTGGGTGTTATGCGACCGCTTTACGGACGCCAGCTACGCCTATCAAGGCGCTGGCCGTGGCTTAGGCTATGAGAAGTTGCGTGAGCTTGAACAATGGTCGTTACAAGGATTTAAACCCGATTTAACGCTGATGCTGGACTTGCCGATTGAAGTTGGACTTGAGCGTGCACGAAAGCGCGGGCCAGCAGATAGATTCGAAGAAGAAAAAATTGAGTTCTTCAATAAAGTTCGCCAAGGGTACTTGGATATTGCAGAGTCAGAGTCTGAGCGCATGAAAGTCATTAACGCTGAAGGTTCGATAGAAGACGTTCAGAAACAAATCGAACACACATTAGGAGTGTTCTATCAGCAGGTGGTTTCGGCATGA
- a CDS encoding TatD family hydrolase, translated as MLIDSHCHLDRLDLEPFDGKLDSALAHAREQGVKHMLCVCITLDKFKDVLTIAEQNDDISCSVGVHPLYDGVKDTDIDALVESSKHEKVVAIGETGLDYFYNKEPGNHQLQQESFRKHIQAANQVNLPIIVHTRDAREDTIQILKEENAQKCGGVLHCFTESLEMAEAAMELGFYISFSGIVTFRNAEELREVCRRVPLERILIETDSPYLAPVPHRGKSNQPAFVKEVGQFVADLHGLTYQELCEITANNYQRLFSKSNI; from the coding sequence ATGCTGATCGATTCGCATTGCCATTTAGACCGCCTTGACTTAGAACCGTTTGATGGGAAGCTTGATAGTGCTTTAGCACACGCTCGCGAGCAGGGCGTTAAGCACATGCTGTGTGTTTGTATTACTTTGGACAAATTTAAAGACGTTCTTACAATCGCTGAGCAGAATGATGATATTTCTTGCTCAGTGGGCGTTCACCCCTTGTATGATGGTGTTAAAGATACTGATATTGATGCTTTGGTCGAGAGCTCGAAGCATGAAAAAGTAGTGGCGATTGGAGAGACCGGCTTGGATTATTTCTACAACAAAGAGCCGGGAAATCACCAGTTACAGCAAGAAAGCTTTCGCAAGCATATTCAAGCAGCAAACCAAGTGAACTTGCCTATCATCGTGCATACTCGAGATGCCCGCGAAGATACCATTCAAATCTTAAAAGAAGAAAATGCACAGAAGTGTGGCGGAGTTCTTCACTGCTTTACTGAAAGCTTAGAGATGGCTGAAGCGGCTATGGAGCTAGGTTTCTACATTTCCTTCTCGGGAATCGTGACGTTTAGAAATGCCGAAGAGTTACGCGAAGTCTGTCGTCGAGTACCTTTGGAGCGTATTTTAATCGAGACGGACTCACCGTATTTAGCACCAGTACCGCACCGCGGAAAATCCAATCAGCCAGCGTTTGTTAAAGAGGTTGGGCAGTTTGTTGCGGATTTACATGGTTTAACGTATCAAGAACTGTGTGAGATTACGGCTAACAATTACCAACGACTATTCTCAAAATCGAATATTTAA
- a CDS encoding YceD family protein — MSSRRLPASVDPYKFADQEKEINATLDLEYLDRFRQELASDKGEIVCSIKGDRVEDTHVTLLELSLKGEVELICQGCLEPFPYQVDHQVIIYPCYSEERMEHVPDDGDPVLVDDDGLHLKTVVEDELILSLPPVALYGECMDMDAYESGELPRESIEKAEKDNPFNALKDLKFD; from the coding sequence ATGTCAAGTCGCAGGTTACCGGCGTCTGTTGATCCCTACAAGTTTGCGGATCAAGAGAAAGAAATAAACGCCACACTCGATCTGGAATACTTAGACCGATTTCGTCAGGAGCTAGCCTCCGATAAAGGTGAAATTGTCTGCAGTATTAAAGGGGATAGAGTAGAAGATACTCATGTCACTTTACTTGAGCTTAGCCTCAAGGGTGAAGTTGAATTGATTTGTCAGGGCTGTTTAGAGCCTTTTCCATATCAGGTTGACCACCAAGTGATTATCTATCCATGTTACTCGGAAGAGCGAATGGAGCATGTGCCTGACGACGGCGACCCGGTTTTAGTCGATGACGACGGTTTGCATTTGAAAACAGTCGTAGAAGATGAATTGATTTTGTCTTTGCCTCCCGTAGCATTATATGGGGAGTGCATGGATATGGATGCTTACGAAAGTGGTGAGCTTCCACGAGAAAGTATTGAAAAAGCGGAAAAGGATAATCCTTTTAACGCATTGAAAGATTTAAAGTTTGATTAA
- the fabF gene encoding beta-ketoacyl-ACP synthase II, which translates to MSKRRVVVTGLGMLSPLGNNIKDSWEGILAARSGAGPIEDFDVSDFNTKFACSVKNFDSEPAVSKRDARRMDKFIQYGIVAGAQAWEDSGLEVTPENERRIGACVGAGIGGLETIEKNTLLWDKSGPRKISPFFVPGSIINMISGHLSINYGLKGPNIAIVTACTTGVHTIGHAARMIAYGDADAMLAGGAEKASTPTALGGFGSAKALSTRNDNPHAASRPWDKDRDGFVMGDGAGVMMLEEYEHAKARGAKIYAELTGFGMSADAYHMTSPAPGGEGAASAMENALNDAQLNPSDIQYINAHGTSTPAGDIAETDAVKSIFGDHAKKVMVSSTKSMTGHLLGAAGAVESIFSVMALVDQVAPPTVNLDNPGEGCDLDYVPHTARQAELKHVLCNSFGFGGTNGSLLFSKL; encoded by the coding sequence TTGAGTAAGCGTAGAGTTGTTGTTACTGGTCTTGGAATGTTAAGCCCGTTAGGTAATAACATTAAAGATTCATGGGAAGGTATTCTAGCGGCTCGCAGTGGTGCAGGCCCTATTGAAGATTTCGATGTTAGCGACTTCAATACTAAGTTTGCCTGTTCCGTCAAAAATTTTGACTCTGAGCCAGCGGTTTCAAAGCGTGATGCACGTCGTATGGATAAGTTTATCCAGTACGGTATTGTTGCTGGAGCTCAGGCTTGGGAAGATTCTGGTCTAGAAGTTACTCCTGAAAACGAGCGTCGAATCGGTGCATGTGTTGGCGCAGGTATTGGTGGCTTGGAAACTATCGAGAAGAATACACTACTTTGGGATAAGTCAGGCCCTCGTAAAATTTCACCATTTTTCGTGCCAGGCTCTATCATCAACATGATTTCTGGTCACTTGTCGATTAACTATGGCTTGAAAGGGCCTAACATTGCGATCGTCACGGCTTGTACGACAGGTGTTCATACCATTGGACATGCGGCTCGTATGATTGCTTACGGCGATGCTGATGCGATGCTAGCCGGCGGCGCTGAAAAAGCCAGCACTCCAACAGCATTAGGCGGTTTCGGTTCTGCAAAAGCATTATCGACGCGCAATGACAACCCTCACGCAGCGAGTCGTCCTTGGGACAAAGATCGTGATGGTTTTGTGATGGGTGATGGTGCTGGTGTGATGATGTTAGAAGAGTATGAGCACGCTAAAGCACGTGGCGCTAAAATTTACGCTGAGTTAACAGGCTTTGGCATGAGTGCTGATGCTTACCATATGACGTCTCCGGCGCCTGGTGGCGAAGGTGCTGCGTCAGCGATGGAAAATGCATTGAACGATGCTCAATTGAATCCTTCTGATATTCAGTACATTAATGCTCACGGCACCTCGACGCCAGCTGGAGATATAGCTGAAACCGATGCTGTAAAATCTATATTTGGAGACCATGCTAAAAAGGTCATGGTGAGCTCAACAAAGTCGATGACTGGGCACTTACTTGGTGCCGCTGGTGCTGTGGAATCTATCTTCAGCGTGATGGCTTTGGTTGATCAGGTAGCCCCACCAACAGTCAATCTGGATAACCCAGGCGAGGGCTGTGATTTGGATTATGTCCCTCATACTGCCAGACAGGCTGAGTTAAAGCATGTGCTGTGTAACTCTTTTGGTTTTGGTGGCACTAATGGCTCATTATTATTTAGTAAACTATAA
- a CDS encoding beta-ketoacyl-ACP synthase III, whose protein sequence is MKHSRILGMGSYLPEKVLTNADLEKIVETSDQWITERTGIKTRHIAADDQSASHLGVEAAKKAIADAGIEAKDIDMIVVGTATPDKMFPSSACYIGHELGIGGVPAFDITTACPGFVYGLSIADQFIKTGHRKNVLVVGTEVLSRLVNWEDRTTCVIFGDGAGAAVVTASDEPGILSTHIHADGGYGDLLYCNNGLRDQLGDFPEPQIVMRGNEVFKVAVKTLSSIVDETLEANNMTKDDIDWLIPHQANIRIIQATAKKLGAGMDKVVVTVDKHGNTSSASIPLAMCEAIEDGRIKRGDICLLESFGGGFTWGSALIKY, encoded by the coding sequence GTGAAACATTCTCGAATTTTAGGCATGGGAAGTTACTTGCCAGAAAAGGTGTTAACTAACGCCGATCTGGAAAAGATTGTAGAGACTTCAGATCAGTGGATTACTGAGCGTACTGGTATCAAAACTCGCCACATAGCTGCCGATGACCAATCAGCGTCACATTTAGGCGTTGAAGCGGCTAAGAAAGCCATTGCGGATGCAGGCATTGAGGCAAAAGATATCGATATGATTGTTGTCGGTACGGCCACTCCAGACAAAATGTTCCCGAGTTCAGCTTGCTATATTGGACATGAACTTGGTATTGGTGGCGTTCCTGCTTTTGATATTACAACTGCTTGCCCAGGCTTTGTTTATGGCTTGAGTATTGCTGATCAGTTTATTAAAACAGGCCATCGTAAGAATGTATTAGTGGTCGGCACTGAGGTGCTTTCTCGTTTAGTTAACTGGGAAGACCGTACGACTTGTGTCATTTTTGGTGATGGTGCTGGTGCTGCAGTTGTGACTGCCAGTGACGAGCCAGGTATTTTATCAACGCATATTCATGCAGACGGTGGTTACGGCGATTTATTGTATTGTAACAATGGTTTACGTGATCAGTTGGGTGATTTCCCAGAGCCACAAATTGTCATGCGTGGTAATGAAGTCTTTAAAGTTGCAGTAAAAACACTGAGCAGCATTGTTGATGAAACGCTTGAAGCAAATAACATGACAAAAGACGATATCGACTGGTTGATTCCACACCAAGCGAATATCCGTATTATCCAAGCTACGGCCAAGAAACTTGGTGCTGGTATGGATAAAGTCGTGGTTACCGTTGATAAACACGGTAATACATCAAGCGCGTCGATTCCGCTAGCCATGTGCGAAGCGATTGAAGACGGTCGTATTAAGCGGGGCGATATTTGCTTGCTTGAAAGCTTCGGTGGTGGATTTACATGGGGTTCGGCCTTAATTAAGTATTAG